GTCCCACACCCTCCTGCAGCACATGGCGGGCGGCGGCCCGGGCCCGGCGTCGTACTCCTGGGACGACAAGACGAAGCTGCTGTCCTACGTCCCCTACGAGTGGCCGGTGCGCATCACCCGCGTCCGGGGCCGCCGGATCACCCTCGAACGCCCCCTCCCGCTCGACGTACGCCCCGAATGGAACCCCCAACTGGCCACACATGTCGCCGCGTTGACCGGTTCCGGCGTCGAGGGCCTGACCCTGGAGGCGGTCGAGACTCCGCAGTCCCCGCATCTGCTGGACAAGGGCTACAACGGCGTGGTCCTGCAGTGCGCCTACGACTGCTGGGCGGACGACGTCACGGTGACCCACGTGGACAACGGCTTCGGCCTGGTCGCCGCCTCCGCCTGCACCCTGCGCCGTACACGCGTGACCGGCCGCGGCTCGCATCACCCGTATTTCTGCCGCGAGGGCTCCCACGACAACCTGATCGAGGACTTCACGATCGAGCGGCGCACGGTCCCCGCCCCACCGAACACGCAGTTGCACGGCATCAACGTCGAGGGGCTGTCGTCGTACAACGCCTGGTCGCGCGGGGAGATGCAGATGGGCACCTTCGACAGCCACCGGGGCCTGCCCTTCGCGAACGTCCGCACGGACATCACGGTGAACAACGACGGCCGCCACGGCGGAGACGCCAACGCCGGGCCCCTGTTCGGCGCCCGCTTCACCCACTGGAACATCCGGGTCACCAACGGCCGCGCGGGCCTGATGAAGATCGACGGCCTGGCCCCCCGCTCGGCCACCGTCGGCCTCAACACGGTCAGCGAGTTCGACCAGATCGACGTCCCCGACTTCACCGGCGACCTGCGCTCCCGTCTGGAGCTGTACGGCACCACGGACGCCGTACGCCCGCGCAATCTGTACGACGCTCAGCGCGAGCTGCTGCGGTAGCGCCCCGGGGTCACCCCCACCAGCTTCTTGAAGTGCCGGGTGAGATGGGCCTGGTCGTAGAACCCGGCGGCCGGGGCCACCTCGCCCGGCGCCAGCCCGTCCAGCAGCAGCCGCCGCGCCCGCCCGACCCGGCGGGACATGAGGTACTGGTGCGGGGCGATGCCGTACGCGCCGCTGAACGCCCGTACCAGGTGGGCGGGATGGGCGTGCAGCAGCCGCGCCGCCTCCTCCAGCGAGACCCCGTCGGCCACCCGGGCGTCGAGCAGCTCGCGCAGCGAACGGGCGAGCACGGGATCCGGGCGGTGTGCCGCTGCGCCCGCCCGCCGCAGATGCTCCCGTAGCCGCTCCCCGACGAGGCTCAGCCTGCTCTCCGCCTCCAGTTCGTCGCCGGGGCGGGCCAGGGCGGAGTGCAACTGCCCGACGCGTCTGCGCAGTACGGGATCCCGCAGATCGGGGGTGTCGACGGCGCGCCCGATCAGATCGCCGGCCAGCCGGCTGGTGTCGAGGTAGACGACCCGCTTGCGGAAGCCGTCCGCGGTGGCGGGGGAGCCGTTGTGCGGCACGTGCGGCGGGAGCAGGGTCACGGTGTCGTGCGGGGTGCCGTGCTCGTGCCGGTCGAGGTCGTACCGTACGGCCCCGTCGTCCACGATGAGCAGGGTCCAGGCGTCGTGGACGTGCATCGGGTAGGCGTACTCGGTGAAGTGGGCGTGGAAGACCTCCACGACACCCGGGACGCGCGGGCGCCAGGCGGAGACTTCCTGCTGGTCGGCCACGCAAAGAACATACAAGACGGCGTCGTACGGCGGTGGGCAGTCTCATGGCATGAGCAATGAACCCATCCGTTTCGACACGAAGATCGCCGTGCTGCTGCGCGAGGACCTGGAGCCCTGGCAGCGCCTCAATGTGACGGCCTTCCTGGTCAGCGGCCTCGGCAGCCAGGTCCCCGAGGTGATCGGCGAGCCGTACGAGGACGCGGACGGGGTGCCGTACCTGCCCATGTTCCGCCAGCCGGTGCTGGTCTTCGAGGGCTCGAAGGAGACCCTGAAGGCGGCCCACGGCAGGGCACTGAGCCGTGCCCTGTCCCGGGCCGTCTTCACCTCGGACCTGTTCGCGACCGGCAACGACCGCGACAACCGCGCGGCGGTCCGCGCCGTACCCACCGCGGAGCTGGACCTGGTGGGGCTGGCGGTGTACGGCCCGCGCAGCGGTGTGGACAAGGTCCTCAAGGGCGCACGGATGCACCCGTGAGGTCTTAGTTCCCGGGTCAGTCGAACATGCCGGGCTGGTAGTCGCCGGCGGGCTGCTGGACGATGACGTTGACGCGGTTGTAGGCGTTGATCAGGGCGATCAGCCCGACAAGGGCGGCGAGCTGGTCCTCGTCGTAGTGCTTGGCGGCGTTCGCCCAGACCTCGTCCGGGACACCGCCGGCGGCGTCGGCGATCCGGGTGCCCTGCTCCGTCAGCTCCAGCGCGGCCCGCTCGGCCTCGCTGAACACCTTGGCCTCCCGCCAGGTCGCGACCAGGTTCAGCCGCTGGGCGGTCTCACCGGCGGCGGTCGCGTCCTTGGTGTGCATGTCGGTGCACATCGCACAGCCGTTGATCTGGCTGGCCCGGATCTTCACCAGCTCCTGCGTCGCGGCCGGCAGGGTGGAGTCCGTGACCACCTTCCCCGCCGAGTTGATGTACTTGAAGAACTTGCCGGTGACCGGGTTGGTGAAGAGGTTCAGACGAGGTTCCATGGTGTGCTCCAGGGGTGGGTCGTGGGTGAGTACACCTCCTTGACGGGTCGGCACGGCCGGATGTGACGGGACGCGATGTGACGCGCGTCACCGACGTGCCGGCGGCCCCACGCGCTCCACGAGTTCACCGGCGAGAGTGCCCAGGAGGCCTTCCTCCGGTTCCGCGTCCTCATCGGTGGTCTTCCTGGCCCGGCCGTCGGTGCCGGGAGCGATCGGCTGGGGCCGGACGAACGATTCCTCGGGCGTGGGCTTTTGCGGAGAGGGTCGAGTGGCGGCCGACGCGCCCGTCATTCCGATCGTGGCGAGCAGAACGGGGGTGGCGATCGCGATGGCCAGGGCACTACGTACGCGCATGGTTTTCCGCCTCATGTGGGACGACAAGTCTCCGCCGAGCTACCCCGGGTATTCATTCCGAAAAACCGCTCACCGAACTAACCACTCGTACGGTCGAGCGCCTTTCCGGCGGCGTGCCGAAAAGCCCCCTACCGGCGGTGAATCCGCAGGCAGGGGGCTCGGTCGGGAGGGCAGGCGAGCGCGGCGAGCGCCCTTCACGACCCTTCGGCGCGTGGATTGGGCGGGTCGGTGTGCGCGGCATGCCGGGGCCGGTTCCTGGAGGAGAGCTGGCCGACGAGTTCCGAGAAGCACACCAGGGCGGTGACCGGCGGAATCCCGAAGATCACCAGCGAGAGGACCCGTTGCGACGAGTGGCTCACGCACATCCCCACGGCCATCGCGGAGGCGGCCAGCACGATGCACCAGGACCGCCGCGCGCTGCGGCGCTGGGCGGTGGCCCGCAGGACGGACAGTGCCGCCACGAACCACGGCCCGTACACCGTCAGCGGCCACCACTGCGCCAGTCTCATGGGGAGCACCGCCGAGGCGATCGCGCGCAGTTGCCCATAGGAATAGGCGACGGACCATACGAGCATGATCACGGCGCACAGCGAGACCGCCCCGATCAGGAGCGTGATGTGGGTGACGCGCCGGCCACCGTCGAGCAGATGGGATTCATTGCGGATCCGTCGCCGGCTGCTTCTGCGCGGAGGCGGCGTGTCCAGCGGGGTGGGAGCGGGGTTCGCGGCGGCCGGGGCGGCCAGTATCTGGGCCAGTTCCTCGACCGGGTCCCACTCGCTCGACACGAGGTCCGGTTCCGGGATGGTCCAGGCGGGGTCGGTCCAGGCGGGGTCGTAGAGACCGGGGTCCTGCTGAATCCTGTCCATCGGTAAACCCTCCGCGCCCTCCACTCAGAAAGCTCCGTACAGATTCGCCAACGCCCGGCGATATTCATGTTCCATGGTGTTGATTGTCGTCAGAAAATCATCGAGCAGGTCCGAGCAGGACGTGATGTCCACGTCGTCGGCCTGGCGGAACCAGATCGTCGGGTAATCATCGGCTGCGAGCCGGTCCAATAGCGTCACGGTCACCTAACGACGGCCGCCGGAGGTGGGCTTTGGTGCGTTCGGGGGAATGCGGGTCACCTGAACGGGGCGGCGTTTGACCGAATTATTAATACCCAGACAATTGCATTCCCTGAGTACTGGAATTAAATGGTCGACGCCAACCGGAACGGAATCTGCACAAGGCGCACGCAACTGCGGGGTGCGAGGGTTCCGTTGGTACCGAGTTGTCCTGGTCGGCGCGACGCCGGCAAGACCTGTGGCCTGCCTGTGTGGCGCGGCATGTGCAGAAACAGGCCCCAAAGCGTGACCGTGTGCGCACGGATGAGTCACCTGGCGCGGCCAACCGGCATGGAGTGAACGCCCGTTGGCTGGCTGCCCCGGCGCGCTCCGTGGTTTGATCGCTCGCGCCGCTGGGATCACGCCAGGTGTCCTGAAAGGGACGGCGTACGCCTGCGGCCGCGGCCCG
Above is a genomic segment from Streptomyces fodineus containing:
- a CDS encoding glycosyl hydrolase family 28-related protein, which produces MNHGHVSRRTLLAGATAVALGAATGTAAATTAEVPTAWREFLRTPFTHPQIPYVGRAGCRTTTRPRFFADVTDYGAVPDGATDCAPAINRAIAAAGRAGGGTVTIPPGTFRIDDLIRIGASNVVLRGAGSGRTTLHATKSLTELIGVYGSRYGGDKSAWSWAGGLIWLAPQARWDSLVAAIRSRAWPFEGWTGNKRDEWTALTAVEPARQGSWTITVADASALHPGGLVLLRLCDDQSHTLLQHMAGGGPGPASYSWDDKTKLLSYVPYEWPVRITRVRGRRITLERPLPLDVRPEWNPQLATHVAALTGSGVEGLTLEAVETPQSPHLLDKGYNGVVLQCAYDCWADDVTVTHVDNGFGLVAASACTLRRTRVTGRGSHHPYFCREGSHDNLIEDFTIERRTVPAPPNTQLHGINVEGLSSYNAWSRGEMQMGTFDSHRGLPFANVRTDITVNNDGRHGGDANAGPLFGARFTHWNIRVTNGRAGLMKIDGLAPRSATVGLNTVSEFDQIDVPDFTGDLRSRLELYGTTDAVRPRNLYDAQRELLR
- a CDS encoding DUF2000 domain-containing protein, whose amino-acid sequence is MSNEPIRFDTKIAVLLREDLEPWQRLNVTAFLVSGLGSQVPEVIGEPYEDADGVPYLPMFRQPVLVFEGSKETLKAAHGRALSRALSRAVFTSDLFATGNDRDNRAAVRAVPTAELDLVGLAVYGPRSGVDKVLKGARMHP
- a CDS encoding DUF2637 domain-containing protein, translating into MDRIQQDPGLYDPAWTDPAWTIPEPDLVSSEWDPVEELAQILAAPAAANPAPTPLDTPPPRRSSRRRIRNESHLLDGGRRVTHITLLIGAVSLCAVIMLVWSVAYSYGQLRAIASAVLPMRLAQWWPLTVYGPWFVAALSVLRATAQRRSARRSWCIVLAASAMAVGMCVSHSSQRVLSLVIFGIPPVTALVCFSELVGQLSSRNRPRHAAHTDPPNPRAEGS
- a CDS encoding carboxymuconolactone decarboxylase family protein gives rise to the protein MEPRLNLFTNPVTGKFFKYINSAGKVVTDSTLPAATQELVKIRASQINGCAMCTDMHTKDATAAGETAQRLNLVATWREAKVFSEAERAALELTEQGTRIADAAGGVPDEVWANAAKHYDEDQLAALVGLIALINAYNRVNVIVQQPAGDYQPGMFD
- a CDS encoding helix-turn-helix transcriptional regulator translates to MADQQEVSAWRPRVPGVVEVFHAHFTEYAYPMHVHDAWTLLIVDDGAVRYDLDRHEHGTPHDTVTLLPPHVPHNGSPATADGFRKRVVYLDTSRLAGDLIGRAVDTPDLRDPVLRRRVGQLHSALARPGDELEAESRLSLVGERLREHLRRAGAAAHRPDPVLARSLRELLDARVADGVSLEEAARLLHAHPAHLVRAFSGAYGIAPHQYLMSRRVGRARRLLLDGLAPGEVAPAAGFYDQAHLTRHFKKLVGVTPGRYRSSSR